In the genome of Hippoglossus hippoglossus isolate fHipHip1 chromosome 12, fHipHip1.pri, whole genome shotgun sequence, one region contains:
- the nedd4l gene encoding E3 ubiquitin-protein ligase NEDD4-like isoform X15 — protein sequence MAATYEPIYGLSEDENETRVLRVKVIAGIDLAKKDIIGASDPYVKLSLYVADENKELALVQTKTIKKTLNPKWNEEFYFRVCPQNHRLLFEVFDENRLTRDDFLGQVDVPLSHLPTEDPAMERPYTFKDFLLRPRSHKSRVKGYLRLKMAYLPKQGGPEEEAGEVREEAEGWDESADSGSQRPQQLLPPMPPGWEEKVDNLGRTYYVNHNNRSTQWKRPSNIELISETESDDQQRQINQEAHRVFRSRRHISEDLENEHLEPRDMDNSWELITEEDPSDSSPPSLPGPSSILTPQPPPTAASQEFSEDLNLRLSLTPDTNGEVPGPSSALGQLSNRLRSSSMTDGVSDQAQPPPLTQSSQTRRTRAQTVSGGEESMSPSSTAYTLTTPGLPPGWEERKDAKGRTYYVNHNSRNTTWTRPIVQLTEDGASTSAAASSSSSAAAASSSAASASGGASALPPPATPSSSNASNNHLHEPLVRRPRSLSSPTVTLSTPLEGANNIQVRRAVKDSVSNPQSPQPSPYSSPKSQHKTQQSFLPPGWEMRIAPNGRPFFIDHNSRVTTWEDPRLKYPVHMRNKNSMEPGELGPLPPGWEERVHSDGRTFYIDHNTKNTQWEDPRLQSPAITGPAVPYSREFKQKYDYFRKKLKKPADIPNRFEMKLHRNNIFEESYRRIMSLKRPDVLKARLWIEFESEKGLDYGGVAREWFFLLSKEMFNPYYGLFEYSATDNYTLQINPNSGLCNEDHLSYFKFIGRVAGMAVFHGKLLDGFFIRPFYKMMLGKQISLKDMESVDSEYYNSLKWILENDPTELDLRFCIDEDNFGQTYQVDLKPSGSDMVVTNDNKKEYIDLVIQWRFVNRVQKQMNAFLEGFTELIIIDLIKIFDENELELLMCGLGDVDVNDWRQHTVYKNGYCPNHPVIQWFWKVVLLMDAEKRIRLLQFVTGTSRVPMNGFAELYGSNGPQLFTIEQWGTPEKLPRAHTCFNRLDLPTYESFEDLREKLLMAVENAQGFEGVD from the exons ACCAGAGATGATTTCCTTGGTCAGGTGGATGTTCCACTCAGTCATCTGCCG ACAGAGGACCCGGCGATGGAGCGTCCTTACACGTTTAAAGACTTCCTCCTGCGGCCCAGAAG TCACAAGTCCAGGGTGAAGGGTTACCTGCGACTGAAGATGGCCTATCTGCCCAAACAAGGAGGACCCGAGGAGGAGGCCGGAGAAGTTAGGGAGGAGGCTGAG GGATGGGATGAGTCTGCAGACTCAGGCTCCCAGCGACCGCAACAGCTGCTGCCCCCGATGCCCCCAGGCTGGGAAGAGAAGGTGGACAACCTGGGACGCACCTACTATGTCAACCACAACAACCGCAGCACACAGTGGAAACGGCCCTCAAACAT aGAATTGATTTCAGAGACTGAGAGTGACGATCAACAGCGGCAGATCAACCAGGAAGCTCACCGTGTTTTCCGATCGAGACGCCACATTAGTGAAGACCTGGAGAATGAGCACCTGGAACCCAGGGACATGGACAAT TCCTGGGAGCTCATCACAGAAGAAGATCCCAGCGACAGCTCGCCCCCGTCTCTACCCGGCCCCTCCTCCATCTTGACACCGCAGCCCCCACCAACAGCCGCCTCACAGGAGTTTTCGGAAGATTTGAATCTGAGGCTGTCGCTCACTCCCGATACCAACGGGGAAGTACCAGGGCCGAGCTCTGCTCTG GGCCAGCTGTCAAACAGACTCCGCTCCTCTAGTATGACGGATGGCGTCAGTGATCAagcccagcctcctcctctcacg CAGAGTTCCCAGACCAGAAGAACAAGAGCTCAAACAGTCTCAGGTGGTGAGGAGTCTATG TCTCCCTCGTCGACTGCTTACACCTTGACCACCCCTGGCCTGCCCCCtggatgggaggagaggaaggacgCCAAGGGAAGAACTTATTACGTGAACCATAACAGCCGCAACACAACCTGGACTAGGCCAATTGTGCAG CTGACTGAAGACGGAGCCAgcacctcagcagcagcatcatcatcatcatcggcagcagcagcatcatcctCAGCAGCATCAGCGTCAGGAGGAGCCTCAGCCCTGCCACCCCCtgccaccccctcctcctccaatgCCTCCAATAACCACCTCCATGAACCCCTAGTCCGACGACCTCGTAGCCTCAGCTCTCCTACCGTCACCCTTTCCACCCCCTTAGAG GGAGCCAACAATATCCAGGTACGGAGGGCTGTGAAGGACTCGGTCTCCAATCCCCAGTCACCTCAACCCTCCCCCTACAGTTCCCCCAAGTCCCAGCACAAGACGCAGCAGAGCTTCCTGCCCCCAGGCTGGGAGATGAGGATAGCCCCCAACGGACGGCCCTTCTTCATCGACCACAACAGCAGAGTAACCACCTGG GAGGATCCCAGATTGAAATACCCAGTACATATGAGGAATAAGAACTCAATGGAGCCTGGTGAACTTGGTCCTCTTCCT ccTGGATGGGAAGAGAGAGTTCACTCAGACGGACGCACTTTCTACATTGACCACA ATACCAAGAACACGCAGTGGGAGGACCCTCGACTGCAGAGTCCGGCTATCACAGGACCT GCTGTTCCCTACTCCAGAGAGTTCAAGCAGAAATACGACTACTTCAGGAAGAAACTGAAGAAACCT GCTGACATCCCCAACCGATTCGAGATGAAACTGCACAGGAACAACATCTTCGAAGAGTCGTACCGTCGCATCATGTCCCTGAAGAGGCCGGATGTTCTGAAGGCACGGCTGTGGATCGAGTTCGAGTCGGAGAAAGGGTTGGACTACGGCGGCGTGGCCAGAGAGTGGTTCTTCCTCTTATCTAAGGAGATGTTCAATCCTTACTACGGCCTGTTTGAATACTCTGCCAC GGACAACTACACTCTTCAAATTAATCCCAACTCGGGCTTGTGCAACGAGGATCATCTCTCCTACTTCAAGTTTATCGGACGTGTGGCAGGAATGGCTGTGTTTCATGGAAAACTACTAGATG GTTTTTTCATCCGACCATTTTACAAGATGATGCTGGGAAAACAGATCTCTCTTAAAGACATGGAGTCTGTG GACAGTGAATACTACAACTCTCTAAAGTGGATTCTGGAGAATGATCCCACTGAGCTGGACCTGAGGTTTTGTATTGATGAAGACAACTTTGGACAG ACATACCAGGTCGACCTGAAGCCCAGCGGCTCAGACATGGTCGTCACCAATGACAACAAAAAGGAATACATAGA CCTGGTCATCCAGTGGAGGTTTGTCAATCGGGTCCAGAAGCAGATGAACGCTTTCCTCGAG GGATTCACTGAGCTCATCATAATAGATCTGATCAAGATCTTTGATGAAAACGAACTAGAG ctgctcatgtgtggtctgGGTGATGTCGACGTCAACGACTGGAGACAACACACTGTTTACAAGAATGGATACTGTCCCAACCATCCTGTTATACAGTGGTTCTGGAAg GTCGTTCTGTTGATGGATGCTGAGAAGAGAATCCGGCTCCTCCAGTTCGTGACGGGAACATCTAGAGTACCAATGAACGGCTTTGCCGAGCTTTATG GTTCTAATGGTCCTCAGCTGTTCACCATTGAGCAGTGGGGAACACCAGAGAAGTTGCCAAGAGCTCACACATG TTTCAACCGCTTGGATCTGCCAACCTACGAGTCCTTTGAGGACCTGAGAGAGAAACTCCTCATGGCCGTGGAAAACGCGCAGGGCTTCGAGGGAGTCGACTAA